The window CGGCGAAGGAGATCGACGAGCCCCACTGGCCGGCGCCGGTCTCGGTGGCGAGGCGCTTGATGCCGGCCTGCTTGTTGTAGAAGGCCTGCGGGACGGCGGAGTTGGGCTTGTGCGAGCCGGCCGGGGAGACGCCTTCGTTCTTGAAGAAAATCTTTGCCGGGGTGCCCAGCGCGCGTTCGAGGCGCACGGCGCGCATCAGCGGGCTGGGGCGCCAGATCTTGTAGATCTCGCGCACTTCGTCGGGAATCGCGATCCAGCGTTCGGCGCTCATCTCCTGTTCGAGGATCTGGCCCGGGAAGATCGCCATCATCTGCTCGGGGCTGACCGGCTTGCCGTCCGGCCCGAGCGAGGGGGTGGGCGGATTGGGCATGTCGGCGACGACGTTGTACCAGTGCGTCGGGATCTCGTTCTCTTCGAGCAGGATGCGGGTCGGTTCGGTCATGTTGTGGTCTCCCTCGGTGTCTTGCGGCAGTGTGGCGATGCGCCCGCGCTAGGGTGTGTCGGGCTGTGTGGCGGCGACCGCGAGGCCCTTGAGGACCAGGTTGTCGACGCGGCGAAGCGGGATGTCGAGCAGTTCGGCGAGCGCGTCCGCACCGCCGCCGCTCAGGAGGCACAGGGCCTGCGGCGCGTGGGCGATCTGGCGGAACATGCGCTCGACGGCGCCGGCCTGCGCATTGAGGCAGCCGGATACGATGGCGTCGGCGGTGTTGTGTGGTGCCTTGGTGAAGCGCCCGTCGGCGAAGGGCAGCTGGGCGGTGTCGCGGGCGAGCGAGCGGCGCATCAGGTGCTCGCCGGGCAGGATGACGCCGCCGCGGAAGAGGCCGTCGGCGTCGAGGATGTCGATGGTCGTGGCGGTGCCGGCGTTGATCACGAGGCAGGCGGCCGGATGCAGCGCGCGCGCGCCGATCAGCGCGGCCCAGCGATCGGTGCCGAGCTGGCCGGGGGTGTCGTAGGCATTGCGTACGCCGCAGCACGTGGCC is drawn from Azoarcus sp. DN11 and contains these coding sequences:
- a CDS encoding type III pantothenate kinase → MILLIDAGNTRVKWGLFAGGAWQDEGALEHGHLDEFATVAAAPVRIDRVFGSNVAGSHVANAIAEALRGRAPAPEWLCSTATCCGVRNAYDTPGQLGTDRWAALIGARALHPAACLVINAGTATTIDILDADGLFRGGVILPGEHLMRRSLARDTAQLPFADGRFTKAPHNTADAIVSGCLNAQAGAVERMFRQIAHAPQALCLLSGGGADALAELLDIPLRRVDNLVLKGLAVAATQPDTP